AATGATCCTGCAGGGCACGAACTTAGGTGCTAGTTTTTTGCTAAACCTTTTGTCCTTGTCACTTTGATAAAATGTTCTCTTCCAGACTAAGTCTCCTACATTAAACTCCGCAGGTTTCCTTCGTAAGTTATACGTCTGGCAGTTCCTTGAATGAGCTTGTATCAACGCCGCTTGTACTTTATCAAAAATGCTGGAAAGGACACCTAGATTTTCAGCATAAGCATCCCGGGGCTGATAGATAACACTGTCACATTTTGCATCTATATAGTGCGAACCACACGTAACCAACTCTCGACCATGCACAAGGAATGAAGAAGAATAACGCGTAACTTCATTAAAAGAGTTGTTGATAGCAAATTGAATCTGGGGTATTTGTTGGTCCCAAGTACGGTGATCCTTATCTATGAATGTCGAAATTGCAGTCgtaattgttttattatatcTTTCGACTGTATTTACATGGGGGGAATATTTAGGAGTGAAATGCACGTTAGGTACTTTATATTTATCAAGCATATTTTTCAATGTTGCACTTATAAATTGTTTTCCATTATCGAGAATAACAGTTGCAGGAATGCCATGCACTAGGAACACGTTTTCCTCCAAAATTTTAGTGATTATCGCAGCAGTAGCGCGTCGAATAGGAAACAGAAGGCAATATTTACTAAAACAGCAAGTAACTACGAATATAAATGAATTTTGTCTTTTGGACACCGGTAGCGGTCCCACTAGGTCTATGCTTATAGATTGGAAGGGCCTAGCGCATACCTTCGGCCGACCCATCTCTCCCAGCGGAGGGTGGTTTTGATGTTTATGAGCAATACAAGCGTCGCATGAGTTTACGAATTTCACTGTATCGCCATGCATACCCGGCCAATAGTATCTCAGTGCGAGCCGCTTATAggttttaaaaatacctaaatggCCAGCAATTGGCTGTGAATGATTCTCCTCCAGTACAGAGCGTCGTAGTTCGCTCGGTACAACTTCCTTCCAATCAAACTCCACGCGCAAGGGACAGTTGCTTTTCATTAACCTAAAAAGCTTCTGATCCCTCACTATATAGTTTGGAAAAGAAGTAGGAGAATTTTGACAACCGTTGtagatatttaagtaccactgaTCAGTCGACTGAGCAGCGTTGGTATTGTCCTCAATTGCAGAGATAGGGCAGGCTCGCGACAGGGCATCAGGAATTACATTTTCGGATCCCCGACGATGCTTGATTTCGAAGTTAAAAGCTGAAAGTCGCACACCCCAACGTGCAAGGCGGCCAGTAGGATTATTCAGATTCAAAAACCATTTCAGTGCAGAGTGGTCCGTGTAAACCACGAATTTTTTACCATTGTCTAGATAACAACGCCAGTGCTCAATGGCAATCAAGACAGCCAGGGCTTCTCTCTCTGTAATGCTATAATTTCGTTCAGCTGGAGAGAGCGCTTTGCTCATGTATGCCACAGGTCGTTCCACACCGTCAACCGTTTGAGTGAGCAGGCCTCCGACGCCGTAGTCACTCGCATCTGTGTGGACCTCAAAGGCCATATCATAGTTAGGGCAGGTCAGAATAGGGGCAGATATGAGGCACTCCTTCAATTTATTAAAAGCTTCGTCCGCTTCCTTTGACCAAACAAAGGGGGGAGCCTTCTTACTCGCAGAAGTTAATTGATTTAACGGACCTGCAATAGAGCTAAAACTTGGTACGAATCTACGGTACCAGGAGGCCGTACCCAAGAACCTTTGCACTTCTTTTTTATTCGTTGGAGTAGGAAAGTTGAGGATAGCCTCGACCTTCCCTGGATCTACATGAAGTCCTTTAGAGTTGACAATGTATCCCAAGTACTTTAATTCGTTACGGAAAAAGACAGACTTCGCAAAATTTATAGTTAAATTTGCCGACCGAAGTTTATTATGAACCTTTTGAAGAAGGTTTATATGACCTTGGAAGTCAGATGAGACCAGAATAATATCATCCAAAAATACAAACACTGAATTCTCGAATTCTgggccataaaataggtgatgcataGTTGCGGGCGCATTAGTCAACCCGAAAGGCATAGTAACAAAGCGGAAGGTTCCACGAGACGCGACATAGAAAGAAGTTTTATCACGATCTTCATCCGCTATGGGAATTTGCCAGAAGGCTTTAGATAAATCGatactacttaaatatttagcgtttttcaaaTTGTCTAGAATTTCTGCTACGTAGGGTAGTTTATAAGCATCTTTACGTGTAATTGAGTTGAGTTTCCGACTGTCCAAACAAAATCGTAACTTCCCGTCTTTCTTTGGTGTGAGCAAGACTGGCGATGACCACGGGCTCTCACATGGTTCTACGACACCAAGTTTAATCATGTCGTCTAGTTCCTCACAGATTATACGCATCTTTTCAGGTGGTAGCCTgtaatatcgttgtcgtataggCGGCGAGTCCCCAGTATCAATCCGATGATTAACCAAGTGCGTACGGCCTAACCCCGCTACTTCGGTTGATATAGATTCGAACTGTTTGATAATATCTGTCGCGGTAGCTAGCTCAGAGtcatttaattcatttaaagAGTGTAACATGACAGGATTCTCCGCAATTGCCGAAATTTGCTGGTCATTTGGTGACAAAGAAATCGATTTACAGTATTTTGGAAGGAGGTTGAACTTAGTCCAAAAATCTGCCCCTAGTAACAGAGGACTAGTGACCGTAGGTATAGCATACGCTTTAATAATGTGAAATTGGCCTTCAAATGTCACTGGAAGGTTTATGTAACCTACAGTTTCCAACTTGTGATTGCCGGCAGATACAAACGACTTAGAATCGTTGGTATCCCAGAAAGCCAGGCCAGTAGAAGCGGCCAAGTCTAAGTGTGAGTTATTTCCAAGTACCGTGATCCACGAACCCGAATCTAATAATCCACATAAGGACTGATCCCCCACTTCCACAGTTGCATAAGGGCGCACATCACCTGATGGCTTTTTATCGAAGATTGTTGCAATGGAATAGCTCGAGAAATAAATTTTGATAGTTTTTAACCACTCTTGCCAGTCCTCGTAATCGAATTTGGCAATATTATTGCAACAACCTTCCGCCTCTAGTTTTTTGGAGCTTTAGTAGATTGGCAGTTAGGACAGTTGGGGAACGTATAATCTTTTAGACCACATTTGAAACATATCGGATAACGCTCCTGTTTACAGTCCTTCAGTGAGTGCTCAGCACTGCGACAGCGGGGACAAAATCGAGCCTTTGCAGTTGAAGTGCCTGGTCTTGACTCGATAGCCGCCACCGGTGTAAAGTTGCTGTTAGATTTATACTCGCGGTCATAAGAATTGTGGAAATTTTTACGCTCAGAAGGGccgtagttatttttaaaatatggtgCTTTTGACTCAAACCTAGTGTAGGCCAGGTCTGGAGCCAAAGTAGTGTTGGTAGATCTAGGTGGCTCGCGAAATTGAGATGAAAGGCATtggattttttcaaaattaagaCACATTTTGCGAAGTGTTGCAATAGAATCGATACCGTTTATATAAGCTGCCAACACCGGGGAATAGCACGGTCTTATGTTGTGTagcaaaatatgtaatttttctTGTTCCGTAATCGGCGTTGTCAACCGCGAGAATAATTCAGACATAATCGCTAAGTAAATAGTGATATTCTCGTGTTCCCCTTGCGTTCTGCTACGAATTTCCGTCATAAGTCTATAGTCGTAATCGAAAGGGCTAAAGTCCGAAACGAGTTGTACAATTAAGTCATCCCAACTCGTGACGGAATCACGCATGCCGCGGTACCAGTGCAGGGCATTACCTGTAAATATTTCTGAAGCGTACATCAACAATTTCACAGAGGATAGATTCCTTGCGGTTTTGTACTCGTTTATTCTTTGTACAAATGCATGGACGCAACTTCTACCATcgtatttcattttaaaatcgCTAAACTTCGTGTGGTCGCATTGTACTGTGACCACAGACGGTCCTTCTAGTGAAGTCGATTGTTGAGCACAGTTGGTGTACTCAGATGTAATTAGCACTTTGAGCAGGTTGactaattttaaattggttAATTTTCTTAGATAATGTGTTAAATTCCTTTTGTATCGCTTTAGTCACCAAAGCTTGAGAAGTGTCAGTGTTATCTATTCGTCTCAAACGATGATAAATATGGTTATGTAATGCAGTTGTacgttgaaataaattattatcaaatttatcCTCAAGCGAGGTAATTTTTGAAGCAAGCTCATTCAAGGATATACGCACGCCATCACAGTCCTCCTTAGCCTCAATACCAGAATCGAGAACGTCATCATTTGGAACTAACAAAACCAGTTTAGTTATCTGTTTTCGCAATCCTAACACGTTTAATGCTGGCTCACCGCCCCTAATGAGCACTTCATAAGTTAATTCGTTCTTATTTAGCATGAAATATTTGATGGGGTGAGTTTCCATTTTGTTTCATAATTAAGAGCAGATTATTAAATAGAGAAGcagaactaatcccaatacacaCTACTTTTACACTAATAGAAGTGGGTAAATTACAACGATGGTTTATACCAACTAAAAATGAATGGagttacaataatattatactGTGCTATATAAGATTTACACGAGAAACAATTGAGTTAAATTACGATTCGGTTTTATGAACTACGCTAAGGAATGAATAATTAGCATGCAAAATCAAAAGATATTCAAATGCAAACTGTTACGTAAGCTTACCCTTACAATAATTACTCagttaaattaaataggtattcgtTAAACTGTCCGATTACTCTCAATTTCACAATACACTGGTTTGCCAATTATCTATACACCACCTAATTTCTTAAATTTGGCATTTATACGCAACAGTTCACAATAATTGATTAAAATTAGttgattaagtacttacataagcATGAATAAAAAACAAAGTGGGTAGAACGTACCAGTTTGCTGCCGTAGAACCTCCTCGTTCACAATGTTGCGTCAGCCAGGTTGAGAACTAGATAGATAGACCTGATGCCACCCAGTACCATTGGAACAAGACAACCACGAATAGGCGGCCAGTGTAACGCTAGGTCACGCTAGGGTAGGGTCGCGGGTCAATGAAACCTCAGGttacttaaaaaataactatattgtCCGTTCCTAACAGCACTGGGTAGATGAGCGCACTGAAAATAACACTGGCCTGACTAGGGTCCGGTAGCGGAGACTCCAAGGTGGATGTTGTAGGGACTAGGCAGCTCCACGTCAGCTAGGCGTGGCTCCAGTGAGTTCCGTGACCGCTTGTAGTACGGCAACTCCAGCCCTTACGCCGGTACGTAGGCGTCGAGTAAATGATCCTGGAAGTCCCAGAGATAAGCGTTAGGGTGCAGGCCATGTCATCTGTTTGTGCCGGTCAAGGTCCAGTGTTAAGGATTGAAGGGAAGCGCAATTACCTAGCTCAACCGGCAACTTTAAAACCTTATAACAGTATTTAGCACAGCTCTAATATACAATTAAGAACAGAAGCTACATAATGTGAACTCACCCCAGCGGGAAACACTCGACactaaaactaatgatattaatattatgcacGACACGACATGCGACGTGTCGAATAACGGAATTTTGATAAAAAGTAACACGCGCTCCCCGTTCGATGGCTCGGAGCGGTGTGAAGGCAGAGAAAACCGAATGCCGCTCGCAGGCGGCGCTCGCGCATCTTCGGAGAAGCTCGTTAGCGTTAGGGATCCGCTCTTGTCCGCGTACCGCGGCGTGCGGCGATTAAAACCTTAAGCGCTTTAAGTAAATACCGTGGTTccgtattaaatattatgttaacGCGTACACTGAGAGTGCGACGTTACACTGTATTAACCGGAAccctattttcaactccttctactgtaatattagttgtaaattgttgagCAATACACTTTTCGCTTGCCCAGCTACAATAAATatgttctaaaaataaaacttttgacCTAATATGCTTTTGACTAAAACTTAATAATTTAGTGGGAGGTAAACGATGTGTTTTGTTGGGAcctcggaataaaacaaaaaaaagatacaatGCAGGTATCTAtttataatcaattaatcatgcacGAAATTATagacttattttaaaataaaactagacACAGTACGTACTGTACTAAAATAACTAAGAATAACAAAACATAAAATTAGTGACATACCTACGCCATAGAGTACAGTCGCCAgcggatatatcggagcggccaaggtgttcagaaatatctgaacacacactaacaccttgacaataagaccgtgttcagatatttgtgagcaccttggtcgctccgatatatccgatggtgactgtacctacgcaAAGAAAAACATGTAACTCCGTATGAATTATCTTTAAATTGTACATAGGCATGATTTATTTGAGTAATAATGTAACATTCAGACACAATTGtacatagagttagaccaagaaaagtctgcagcgctttTGATAGCcgacgcagtgcaagtgttgtttataCGCCTTAATGATAATTTCATAgaggtttgacgtttaaaataacacttgcactgcgttgGCTATCAAAaacgctgcagacttttctgggtctaactctattattgtttatgaatataatgaaaaaaatatttaaattaaattctatTGGTATTTAGTTTTTTAAAGTTAGATAGTAAAggacattaaataattaaaaagcactttttaattactaaacttAAAAGAGTGACCATCAGTAGATAGAACTATTTTGGATTGTCATTATCAATAGGATTTTTCTTTGTCATTTCGAGATGTGGCATAACTATTAATAATATCATCTGGAAACCTCAGTATTTTCTGAAAGAGTCTTTTCATCAATTTAGGCTCATTGTTCTGACAGCCAAATTCTACAAGAGTATCAAATGTCTCCGGCGTGACAGATTCAATCAGTTTATCAATGCAAAGAGTTACCAGATTGTCCATCAAACAACGTTTTGCCAGCAGCAGAAGCGGTTCTAGCCCTTCCTCGGGAATGGTGCCCAAGTACATATAGTCCTTCAGGTGCTGAAGAGTCTGTGCCGTCTCTCCGGGCATCTTGATGCTGTCTTGCTCAGTTTCCTTCCACTGTCCTTGGAGCATGGTCCTGAACATCTGGCTATGAACAAATAGTATGCTCTTGTGCACCGGCACAGTGCCATCTGTTGCCTGCAGGTTAAAGTCCATTGACTTTGTATCTTTGTAAAGTTCTTTAGTTGATAATGTTATGCTAGTAGGCATTATTACATGTACAGCAATGATTACTTCTATGGTATATAAGTCTACTTTGGTGTTATTTTGACTGATATAAGTATCAggagttttttttgttataggGACTTCTACCGAAGCATcagaacaaaaaaaatgttgaatagCTTTCTCATAAGTCATGTCGACTGAAACAACATCCTTAGCATTTTCAGTCTTCTTAATTACCATGTAGAATCCAACATTATTAGAATCAATATATCTAGATTTAACTGTAATTACAGCCAAGTCATCAACAGTTATATGCTCAGACTCAAATTCACATGTATGGCCGCTAAATTTTATAACTGTAAAGATTATCTTCACAGCCGGACCACACAGTTGCGTCTTCACAATACTGTGggagaaaataattattaatatttattattatttcagtttTGTAGCTCATGAAGTTATATATATAAGAGGGCctaaatgtttaatttattaaaataccagGAAATTATGACTGTTCTATGAACATGTTCATTTCTTATTATGTTGTTAATTTTTACCAAGGCAAGTACTTTTGTGCTTTCTTATCCTGTCCTAGAAAAAAGGCATTTTATTTGTTGCTTGTTTTCTAAACTACTTTTTAGTtcttctatagttcgtttttttagcattagaaagaacttgaaagaaggtaagcgattttgacatgtcttttaattgaaaaacactttttaaaaatcaataactattacttatgaaagcagaagactataaaagatcgtattagattcataattgttacatatttagcgtaacttatttttaaaatgtgtttttcatttaaaagacacatcaagattgtttaccttatttctaatgctaataaaaacgaactataggcaagctcggttctccatacaaacgtagtcacgctctcattttaaaaaaggactagctagattgctctgaaactttgtacttacaatagtataaggtatatctatgccagtaattagtttatgtagcttcagatagCAAATTTTGTTTTTGCTCAATTTCGTTTTATAATCTGGAGCTACTGAAACTAATTACAGAACATGTAActcatgtcattgtatgtgcaaagtttcattacaatccaacacgtagtcTTAAAATGAGAAttgagaacgaaactccgtttcTATGGGAAGGTGAGattcggccgagcttgctgCGAACTCTTATATTTTAGCaaatgttatatatttatttaacggAAATTTATTTACCATTTACACACATTAGACATGATGAAACTCAAATGTTACGAGTAATGTGTAACTTTCACAAAATACACCGCCAGTAGCCACGCCTTGACTTGACTTGACAGATGGATGAGATGGAATGGAATTTATGGAATGAAGTTTCAAGTTACAATGTTTCAATTCCAATCCAACATGGTTTCAACCGCCGGAAGTCATGAGGAAGTCCTGGAAGTCCCAATTCGTCTGGCAACACAGTATTTTATGGGCTCTACAGGTGTCGCGATGGATGGCTCGTCAGATTACCTAGTGCGATTTATCACAACAACAGAGTGATGGTTCCTCTacaccagcggttctcaatctttttttttgacggaacccttttggaaagcgaaatacttgatggaaccctacaataaaacaatagtttttagaagtgtatttttttattaataagcataataattatgcttattttattattctaaatcattctaaattcttgccgaacccctgcaggggtatcgcggaaccctagggttccgcgaaacacactttgagaatggctgctctacacgatggcccaacaTATTGGTCCAATATattgggccaacgtgtagagagggtagtggttggcttatggcgcggcgaatggcgatgggatggccgcggtgtcggtttttcggcacacatcaaaggtagtgggccagcgatggcggtacgcatctacacgtggcccaatCCACAGTGCGTGCTCGAACGCGGTCGAGTGTGGACGTTTGTGCTCAGTATCaatttacagttttttttattaaaaatgacgaGTACGTGGCCTCATTATGGAAGTAATGAAGGAATAGGAAATTTACACAGATAGTAGAtttccaatttaaataaataaatataactatacatacttatagttaaataaatgaatattagatacatatctaactatacatagtaagtacctacattgcaCAATTTCGCTCAGGACGACTTCGACATTTTCCTAAACTTGGCACTTTCCTATCTTGTCTCTTTTTTAACTTGCCATTTTCTTACCTGGTCTCTTTCCCAAACTTGTCTCTATCTTAACTGGTCTACCCTCTGGACGACACgccattttcaaaaattgaCGCTTTCCTAACTCGTCTCTTTTTTAACTCGCCATTTTCTGATTTTATCTAAGGTATCGCATTGGAGCGAAAAAACTAGCAACTAaacaaaaaatacgagtacctacatatacttattGCACCTGTGACTGAACACGAATGCATAAAGTTTGATGTGCCTAAACTACATGCACCTGAGGACcaaaactagttttttttattttttcaagttggtccaagtgcgccgagatttggcatggcgggagatagaggcctctagattcctatgaaaaaatttttttttttgaaaaaagctAAGATGGCGGAAATAATGgccattaatttttattttgtatggcaacttttaaacggtgcgagatgggtggggggGTGCTCGCGAGGGTGTCAAGGCATGAGGGTTAaataaacttggccactgaaGTGCCAACTTTTgctgttggtgtggtgaaaagattATTGTAGGGCTAAAACAGCCAAGTTATAAATGAGGCGAGTTAGGAAGGGGACATGTTTAAGAAAGAGACCAAGTAAGAAAATGGCAAATCAAAAAAGAGACGAGTTAGGAAAGAGACAAGTTTGGGAAAGAGACCAGGTAAGAAAATGGCAAGTTAAAAAGAGACGAGTTAGGAAAGAGACAAGTTTGGGAAAGAGACCAGGTAAGAAAATGGCAAGTTAAAAAAGAGACAAGATAGGAAAGTGCCAAGTTTAGGAAAATGTCGAAGTCGTCCTGAGCGTTTTATAGTATCATAGATAAAACTACAATttcatattaaacataaaatataaaatcagGATGGGCCTTCCTTCTAAATAAACaacatagtaggtaggtaagtacttcaTTCATTAGTATtattcttcgatcaacacggaagggatgcggcattcgcactatttcccctctgcctaggtacacgatcaactgatctagcgcgggtaataaaactagttgcgctcggatttttaactagaccgagtccagacgcgcgagtgaatacagcagcagaaaaaatgcctaattgctcggttttttgttgtaaaaagaggtcggggacatcaaatttacaaaaagaaggtgttacatttcaaatgtaatattttttttacatgtcatacgtttaattacatttaaacacaattattatattttagtctcatgtaattgctggatttatcgattttgctcgcccagtacaaattgcggatcggtcgagcgacaaatccaacttctcatctctcagaaaacaataaaattctttgacgaaaatgtgctagtgtgcgtgttgtgacacttgtgattcgtccgtacacaaaaacagatcgaggtgtgtgTTCATAACCGAACacaagttatatttatattaaaactcTTTAGGTTTTTTTACTGTACTCTTGTCTATGATAGGAAACAATGGAATAGAAACAGTAGAAGAGATTGAGTTGTCATGATATAAAAATGTAAGTTTTGGTGgagctgaaataaatttattttaatacaagttgCAGTGAGTTGTTTTGAATGTGGGACACGGCCAGGACCAGGGCCCCTTTAAATTGTCTCGCACATAAAATTGGTCCTTCAAACTGTTTTAAGAAGATTGCATTTTGCAAATAAAGATGAAAAGTTTAAAATCAAGACCTACATCAACGATGATGAATTTTTAGTAGCTGTTCTTCTTCTCAAGAGAACGACTTCATTCTTAAACAAGACAAGAACGAGCATTTCGTCTGCTCAGAACGTCGTGATTTTCAACAGAGCCAGTTCGTGCGGCGACATCAGGCGGTTTCTGTGTTGGTGTATAGTTTCTAATAGTTTCCGTCGCGGTGAGGCGACCTGCGGCGAACAGTCTTCGGACGAGCTGCTAGCACCTGCTAGTATCCGAACGCGACGGGTCAACGACAGCAGAACTGTCACCGGTCACCGGCGTCTTGTGTTGTTTGTTGTGTTGTGGTGGACGTAAATCttgtttatttaatatagtTAATAGTTAGCATAACAATAGAAAGCTGGAAGATTGTCATACAAGTGTTCTGCACAAGTTCGCAAACTTATTTAGGTTCAAAATGGCTCAGCTAAAGGAATTAAAGGCCAATCGGGGATATGTAAAAGGGGCGATTAGTAGGTTAGAAACATTTTGTACCTCAAACGAATTCGCGACAGCAACACTTGAAGTGCTTGCTCAAAAAAAGGAAAGGGTGCTTAAAGCATTTAATGATTACGAAGCGTACAATAGAGCAATCCTTGCTATTGAGGCTGAGGATGGTGAGTCGTATGAATTGTACGAATCTAAATGCGATTTGTGTATCGCCACGTTAAATACGCGTCTACATCCTGCGGAACCACCTGCGGCACAGACTACTCCATCGACATCTTCCGGACTAGAAgcaggtaaatttaaaaaacttccgtgcattaatattaaaacttttGATGGCCAGAGTGTGATGGACTATCACCCATTTATAAATATGTTCAAAGCTGTCATTGATATGGATGCAAAATTGAGCTCCTGTGAAAAACTGTACTATTTACGGTCGTTTTTGGCAGGAGGAGCTTTAGATTTGATAAAGCATTTAATGCTTACAAATGGAAACTATGAGGTAGCCTTAAAACTCATTGACGATAGGTACAACAACAtaccaaaaattataaattttcatgTCAACAGTATTATTGACatgccagttttgacaaa
The DNA window shown above is from Cydia amplana chromosome 25, ilCydAmpl1.1, whole genome shotgun sequence and carries:
- the LOC134659833 gene encoding uncharacterized protein LOC134659833, which gives rise to MSNVIVKTQLCGPAVKIIFTVIKFSGHTCEFESEHITVDDLAVITVKSRYIDSNNVGFYMVIKKTENAKDVVSVDMTYEKAIQHFFCSDASVEVPITKKTPDTYISQNNTKVDLYTIEVIIAVHVIMPTSITLSTKELYKDTKSMDFNLQATDGTVPVHKSILFVHSQMFRTMLQGQWKETEQDSIKMPGETAQTLQHLKDYMYLGTIPEEGLEPLLLLAKRCLMDNLVTLCIDKLIESVTPETFDTLVEFGCQNNEPKLMKRLFQKILRFPDDIINSYATSRNDKEKSY